The DNA region GCCGCATCCACTACCCCGTCACTGCATAGCCTCGAGGCGCAGCAATGGCGCTGCCAAGATCCGTGTCCGTCCTCGTGCTCGTGTTCTTGGTCTTGTGGAGAGGTAATCCATTTTCTTTTTTGGACAAATCGATTGATGTTTCTTTCTTCTTCGAGATCTCGCGATTTTGTCAGCAATGGTGGGTAAACAAAGCTGAAGCATTTCTGTTTCCTGCAGAGGGGGAGGCGTCCACGTTCACGTTCGTGAACCGGTGCGCGGACACGGTGTGGCCGGGCATCCTGTCCAACGCCGGCAGCCCGCGGCTGGAGCCCACGGGGTTCGAGCTCCCGCCGGGCGCCGCGCGCGCGGTGCCGGCGCCGTCGGGCTGGTCCGGCCGCATGTGGGCGCGCACGGGCTGCTCGCAGGACGGCGCCACGGGGCGGCTTGTCTGCTCCACGGGCGACTgcggctccggcgccgccgagtgcgcgggcgcgggcgccgcgccgccggcgacgcTGGCCGAGTTCACGCtcgacggcagcggcgggctGGACTTCTACGACGTCAGCCTCGTGGACGGCTACAACCTCCCCGTGCTGGTGGAGACCTCCGGCGGCGGGGGCTTCAGCGGGCCCGCGtcgtgcgcggcggccgggtgCGCCGCGGACCTGAACGCGATGTGCCCCGCGGAGCTCCGGGCCGGCGGAGGCGCCGCGTGCCGGAGCGCGTGCGACGCGTTCGCGCGGCCCGAGTACTGCTGCAGCGGCGCCTTCGCGTCCCCGGCGGCGTGCCGGCCGACGGCCTACTCGCAGGTGTTCAAGACCGCGTGTCCGCGCTCCTACAGCTATGCATTCGACGACCCCACCTCCACATTCACCTGCGGCGGCCGCCCCGACTACACCGTCACATTCTGTCCTGGCGCC from Panicum hallii strain FIL2 chromosome 9, PHallii_v3.1, whole genome shotgun sequence includes:
- the LOC112875641 gene encoding thaumatin-like protein 1 isoform X2, which codes for MALPRSVSVLVLVFLVLWREGEASTFTFVNRCADTVWPGILSNAGSPRLEPTGFELPPGAARAVPAPSGWSGRMWARTGCSQDGATGRLVCSTGDCGSGAAECAGAGAAPPATLAEFTLDGSGGLDFYDVSLVDGYNLPVLVETSGGGGFSGPASCAAAGCAADLNAMCPAELRAGGGAACRSACDAFARPEYCCSGAFASPAACRPTAYSQVFKTACPRSYSYAFDDPTSTFTCGGRPDYTVTFCPGATPRSGHSKSTTMPGATPTPVPGTTTTTTTTVPGATPTTVPGTTPMPGATPAMPTGTMMPGTTFTDATPDSAMPIGGGLGIEGGGVQGNVLLGGSSSEGGVSWLVNMATGDASAAAPLASSAKLMAAPLATLLYHHLRQLLL
- the LOC112875641 gene encoding thaumatin-like protein 1 isoform X1, giving the protein MALPRSVSVLVLVFLVLWREGEASTFTFVNRCADTVWPGILSNAGSPRLEPTGFELPPGAARAVPAPSGWSGRMWARTGCSQDGATGRLVCSTGDCGSGAAECAGAGAAPPATLAEFTLDGSGGLDFYDVSLVDGYNLPVLVETSGGGGFSGPASCAAAGCAADLNAMCPAELRAGGGAACRSACDAFARPEYCCSGAFASPAACRPTAYSQVFKTACPRSYSYAFDDPTSTFTCGGRPDYTVTFCPGATPSQKSTTMPGATPTPVPGTTTTTTTTVPGATPTTVPGTTPMPGATPAMPTGTMMPGTTFTDATPDSAMPIGGGLGIEGGGVQGNVLLGGSSSEGGVSWLVNMATGDASAAAPLASSAKLMAAPLATLLYHHLRQLLL